The segment AAACGTTGGTAATGTGACTGAGACCCTCCCTCCCATTACATCAAACGAAACTGTCACAACATCTAATGTGACAACTCCAACAACCACTAACGTCACTACTCCACCTTCTACATCAATACCTCCTAACGCAAAGCCCTTACCTTACAACGCTGCTAACAAAACGGTTTTCCTATATGTGGTAGCATCAAGCTCAGGTCAACCCTTCAATTTCAATGGGACAAGTGATGGTCAGCTTCACTTCTACATCCCTGCAGGTTGGACTGTACTAGTGTATTTCACTAATCAAGAAGGTTTAGAGCATAACTTCCTAATAGTACAAAACACTACCGCAACTCCAGGAGACGATGTGGGTCAAGATGGGACTATACTTTTGGCAGCTGGCACCACTACGTCAAATTACTTAAATCAAGGCATATCGAGTGGCCAAACCGCTTCTGCTTCGACCACATTGCCTGCTGGGATCTACT is part of the Metallosphaera cuprina Ar-4 genome and harbors:
- a CDS encoding sulfocyanin-like copper-binding protein; this encodes MAKLDTPMIAAIVIAIILVAVAVYYVAVRSSAPINVGNVTETLPPITSNETVTTSNVTTPTTTNVTTPPSTSIPPNAKPLPYNAANKTVFLYVVASSSGQPFNFNGTSDGQLHFYIPAGWTVLVYFTNQEGLEHNFLIVQNTTATPGDDVGQDGTILLAAGTTTSNYLNQGISSGQTASASTTLPAGIYWFACGISGHAAAGMWGVIVSSSSISTPYYVIQS